Proteins found in one Haloferax litoreum genomic segment:
- a CDS encoding pyridoxamine 5'-phosphate oxidase family protein → MAPEYPESNRVGMSADEIDQLLVERGVGVLSLADDSVAYGIPLSFGYDAEMNRLYFVFLRPGETSRKVDFAEQTSRASFTVWDCPSRYEWKSVVVEGELHPIADDEWSRVNDVLADNAWYPSLFSETEPMQDMLGWELRIDHRSGLQRSGA, encoded by the coding sequence ATGGCCCCTGAATACCCCGAAAGCAACCGAGTCGGGATGTCCGCCGACGAAATCGACCAACTGCTCGTAGAACGCGGCGTCGGCGTCCTCTCTCTCGCTGACGATAGCGTCGCGTACGGGATTCCGCTCTCGTTCGGGTACGACGCCGAGATGAATCGGCTCTACTTCGTCTTCCTCCGACCCGGTGAAACGTCGCGGAAGGTCGACTTCGCAGAGCAAACGTCTCGGGCGAGTTTCACTGTCTGGGACTGCCCGTCGCGCTACGAGTGGAAGAGCGTCGTCGTCGAAGGCGAACTGCACCCAATCGCAGACGACGAGTGGTCACGCGTCAACGATGTCCTCGCCGACAACGCGTGGTACCCGAGTCTCTTCTCGGAGACCGAACCCATGCAGGATATGCTCGGGTGGGAACTCCGCATCGACCACCGCTCTGGCCTCCAGCGAAGCGGTGCGTGA
- a CDS encoding pyridoxamine 5'-phosphate oxidase family protein, whose amino-acid sequence MSLDQQTDLSFDDIAEVLARHETGVLSLAKDDEPYAIPISYGYDPDGGQFYVRLVSTPESEKRQFLTSSPRARLVVHESNGKIYRSVIAEGDLERVDPSEMTVERIVQYGKAKRPLFEIWGETKRDLDIQLFELDPDNLGGREVRVDPEEDAA is encoded by the coding sequence ATGTCTCTGGACCAACAGACCGACCTCTCGTTTGACGACATCGCGGAGGTCCTGGCGCGCCACGAGACGGGTGTGTTGTCGCTCGCGAAGGACGATGAACCCTATGCAATCCCCATCTCCTACGGCTACGACCCCGACGGTGGCCAGTTCTACGTCCGACTCGTCTCGACGCCAGAAAGCGAAAAACGTCAGTTCCTCACCTCCTCCCCGCGCGCTCGCCTCGTCGTCCACGAATCGAACGGTAAAATCTACCGGAGCGTCATCGCGGAGGGCGACCTCGAACGGGTCGACCCGAGCGAGATGACGGTCGAACGAATCGTGCAGTACGGGAAAGCCAAACGACCGCTGTTCGAGATTTGGGGCGAGACGAAGCGTGACCTCGACATCCAACTCTTCGAACTCGACCCGGACAACCTTGGCGGGCGGGAAGTCCGCGTCGACCCCGAAGAGGACGCCGCATGA
- a CDS encoding DUF5995 family protein, with the protein MTLDEGRKLATAVRTPNPSLSAVRPDPSPAILDLVERPFRDVADAHERLSALEALLYEREDRRAAFLTIYARVTAEVHDGLAHDTFDDPAWVAEYLVTFADHYRRAFHAFERGVFDEVPDPWRLSFETSLRGDALVTQDVLLGINAHVNYDLALALSEVGIDPDRRRKYADHRRINHVLRSLVDDEQDLIAARYADGVADIDDSLGRLDETLSFLTLREGRRNAWRGAVVLTDGRYGPIKRAVRWYLNSLSMGAGHFILAPTANTAVRHRLERLEDGDDGP; encoded by the coding sequence ATGACGCTCGACGAAGGACGGAAACTCGCGACGGCAGTGCGAACGCCGAACCCGTCACTGTCCGCTGTTCGTCCCGACCCGTCACCGGCGATTCTCGATCTCGTCGAGAGACCATTTCGCGACGTCGCCGACGCGCACGAACGACTGTCGGCCCTCGAAGCACTGCTCTACGAGCGTGAAGACCGCCGCGCCGCGTTCTTGACTATCTACGCCCGCGTGACCGCCGAAGTCCACGATGGACTCGCGCACGACACGTTCGACGACCCGGCGTGGGTCGCCGAGTACCTCGTCACCTTCGCCGACCACTACCGGCGGGCGTTCCACGCGTTCGAGCGTGGCGTGTTCGACGAGGTACCCGACCCGTGGCGTCTCTCGTTCGAAACGTCGCTCCGTGGTGACGCCCTCGTGACACAGGACGTTCTCCTCGGCATCAACGCACACGTGAACTACGACCTGGCGTTGGCACTCTCGGAAGTCGGTATCGACCCCGACAGACGACGCAAGTACGCCGACCACAGACGTATCAATCACGTCTTGCGCAGTCTCGTCGACGACGAACAGGACCTCATCGCCGCGCGCTACGCCGACGGCGTGGCCGACATCGACGACTCACTCGGCCGACTCGACGAGACGCTCTCGTTCCTGACGCTACGCGAAGGGCGACGGAACGCGTGGCGTGGTGCAGTCGTCCTCACCGATGGCCGATACGGCCCCATCAAACGCGCAGTTCGGTGGTATCTCAACAGTCTCTCGATGGGTGCGGGCCACTTCATCCTCGCACCGACGGCGAACACTGCGGTCCGGCATCGACTGGAACGACTCGAAGACGGCGACGACGGCCCATAG
- a CDS encoding helix-turn-helix domain-containing protein, whose product MSAGIRATVEFDSPSVCQIASIAYSTESVVNSVSTSVAPTPESVSVTEFVVDTEDTPEDIALEPIFSYGNKHLFRISHDGGVNCPCECLGEFGCPIDRYFTQRGTLTLVFHAADYEQLQGVIGELRERFPEVDIKRLVRSPTGDAPEDNVFVDRGKLTTRQLEVLQTAYEMGYFERPRRANATEVAAALDISQSTFSEHLAAAQTKLLGDVLEEG is encoded by the coding sequence ATGTCTGCTGGGATTCGCGCAACCGTCGAATTCGACTCGCCGTCCGTCTGTCAAATCGCGTCGATTGCCTACTCGACGGAGTCAGTCGTCAACTCCGTCTCGACGAGTGTCGCACCGACGCCCGAGTCTGTGAGTGTCACCGAGTTCGTCGTCGACACCGAGGACACACCCGAAGATATCGCGCTCGAGCCCATCTTCTCGTACGGGAACAAGCACCTCTTTCGAATCTCTCACGATGGGGGCGTGAACTGTCCGTGCGAGTGTCTCGGCGAGTTCGGGTGTCCAATCGACCGCTACTTCACACAGCGTGGGACGCTGACCCTCGTCTTCCACGCGGCAGACTACGAACAACTCCAGGGCGTCATCGGGGAACTTCGCGAGCGATTCCCCGAGGTGGACATCAAACGACTCGTCAGATCTCCGACGGGTGACGCACCCGAAGACAACGTCTTCGTCGACCGGGGGAAACTCACCACGCGGCAACTCGAAGTCCTCCAGACCGCCTACGAGATGGGCTACTTCGAACGTCCGCGACGCGCGAACGCGACCGAAGTGGCGGCCGCGCTCGACATCAGTCAATCGACGTTTTCGGAACACCTCGCGGCTGCACAGACGAAACTTCTCGGCGACGTTCTCGAAGAAGGATAG
- a CDS encoding 50S ribosomal protein L16 translates to MSDKPASMYREIKNPAYTRREYITGIPGSKIAQHNMGDLQADPEDYPVQISLKVEEDVQIRHGSLESARLSANRLMLKNAGEKQYKMILRKFPHHVIRENKQATGAGADRVSDGMRQSFGKVVGTAARIPKGETVFTIYCDVEDAEIAKDAFRRAYNKMSPPCRIVVDRGEELLVA, encoded by the coding sequence ATGTCAGACAAACCCGCCTCTATGTACCGGGAAATCAAGAACCCGGCGTACACGCGACGCGAGTACATCACGGGAATTCCCGGTTCCAAGATCGCACAGCACAACATGGGCGACCTGCAGGCGGACCCCGAGGACTACCCTGTCCAGATCTCCCTGAAGGTCGAAGAGGACGTCCAGATTCGCCACGGTTCGCTCGAATCCGCGCGCCTCTCCGCCAACCGTCTCATGCTCAAGAACGCTGGCGAGAAGCAGTACAAGATGATCCTGCGCAAGTTCCCGCACCACGTCATCCGCGAGAACAAGCAGGCGACCGGTGCAGGTGCAGACCGTGTCTCTGACGGAATGCGCCAGTCGTTCGGGAAGGTCGTCGGCACCGCCGCACGCATCCCCAAGGGCGAGACGGTCTTTACCATCTACTGCGACGTCGAGGACGCGGAAATCGCGAAGGACGCCTTCCGCCGTGCCTACAACAAGATGTCGCCGCCGTGCCGCATCGTGGTCGACCGCGGCGAAGAACTGCTCGTCGCGTAA
- a CDS encoding winged helix-turn-helix domain-containing protein, translating to MNSSTTLAANGIGGFDSQHQDVADTSVVLSALSDDDNRRILAACDDAPRTAQECAEVCDIPLSSVYRKLSQLSEASLLDEGRRIQTSAHHPREFSTRFDTLSFSFGDSGVSVDFRQVATDGGEETKER from the coding sequence ATGAACTCGTCCACGACACTCGCCGCAAATGGGATTGGAGGCTTCGACTCGCAGCACCAGGACGTCGCCGACACGTCCGTCGTCCTCTCTGCTCTCAGCGACGACGACAACCGACGTATCCTCGCCGCGTGTGACGACGCCCCCCGGACCGCACAGGAGTGCGCCGAGGTGTGCGACATCCCTCTGTCGAGCGTCTACCGCAAACTCAGCCAACTCTCCGAGGCATCGCTCCTCGACGAGGGGCGTCGAATCCAGACGTCGGCCCACCACCCACGAGAGTTCTCGACGCGCTTCGACACGCTCTCGTTCTCGTTCGGTGACTCCGGCGTGTCGGTGGACTTCCGACAGGTCGCGACTGACGGCGGCGAAGAGACGAAGGAGCGCTGA
- a CDS encoding universal stress protein produces MAHEEETHIDAILVPTDGSKAAMRAARQAVRVARENDATIHVMYVMDMGDVDYVAVPSDIAETKGRLTKKGRKFAEKVQALATEANVECTVVVRSGIPEDEIIEYADEEGIDLIVMGKRGQRDPDKPLLGSTTKRVVGRTDVPVRVV; encoded by the coding sequence ATGGCACACGAAGAAGAGACACACATCGACGCGATACTGGTACCGACAGACGGAAGCAAGGCAGCGATGCGAGCGGCACGGCAAGCGGTTCGCGTCGCACGAGAAAACGACGCGACGATTCACGTGATGTACGTGATGGACATGGGCGACGTCGATTACGTGGCCGTTCCGAGCGACATCGCCGAGACCAAAGGCCGACTGACGAAGAAGGGGCGAAAATTCGCAGAGAAGGTCCAAGCACTCGCCACAGAAGCAAACGTCGAGTGTACCGTCGTCGTTCGGTCTGGAATTCCAGAAGATGAGATAATCGAGTACGCCGACGAAGAGGGCATCGACCTCATCGTGATGGGAAAACGCGGGCAGCGAGACCCGGACAAACCACTCCTCGGGTCGACGACGAAGCGTGTCGTTGGTCGCACAGACGTGCCGGTTCGCGTCGTGTAA
- a CDS encoding cold-shock protein, whose amino-acid sequence MAKGKVDFFNDTGGYGFISTDDADDDVFFHMEDVGGPDLEEGQEIEFDIEQAPKGPRATNVTRL is encoded by the coding sequence ATGGCGAAAGGTAAAGTTGATTTCTTCAACGACACTGGCGGTTACGGTTTCATTTCTACTGACGACGCGGACGACGACGTGTTCTTCCACATGGAAGACGTTGGCGGCCCGGACCTCGAAGAGGGTCAGGAGATCGAATTCGACATCGAACAGGCCCCCAAGGGTCCCCGCGCGACGAACGTCACCCGCCTCTAA
- a CDS encoding DUF192 domain-containing protein, giving the protein MTSRARTAVFFAAVLVVVASVVYLSNPAIAPGATDDYERTSLTIVDDETGETLATVDARVADTYAKRFTGLSDTESLAANEGMWFVHDSPGTYAYVMRDMAFPLDIVFVAENGTITKIHHAELDLEGTSESDLTRYRGTGKYVLEVPYGYTNETCIEEGDRVVLD; this is encoded by the coding sequence ATGACCTCTCGCGCACGAACTGCGGTGTTCTTCGCGGCCGTGCTCGTCGTCGTCGCCAGCGTGGTCTACCTCTCAAACCCGGCAATCGCACCGGGGGCGACCGACGACTACGAGCGAACCTCGCTGACCATCGTCGACGACGAGACGGGTGAGACGCTCGCCACCGTCGATGCCCGTGTCGCCGACACCTACGCCAAGCGCTTCACGGGGTTGAGCGACACCGAGTCGCTCGCGGCGAACGAGGGGATGTGGTTCGTCCACGACTCGCCGGGGACCTACGCCTACGTGATGCGCGATATGGCCTTCCCGCTCGACATCGTCTTCGTCGCCGAGAACGGCACCATCACGAAGATTCACCACGCCGAATTGGACCTCGAGGGGACGAGCGAGTCCGACTTGACTCGCTACCGAGGCACTGGGAAGTACGTCCTCGAAGTCCCGTACGGCTACACGAACGAGACGTGTATCGAAGAAGGCGACCGCGTCGTCCTCGACTGA
- a CDS encoding VanZ family protein, with protein MTLTTRLRDNPRATLVVLGYALVVLVASVVPTPPGGLTPSGPLGLVGLDKWVHGVGYAVLGFGLALASRAQRGTEIGHVIVVASAYGAGIELVQATLPYRSFSIADAGANVLGAVLGGLLWYISNRLQTGR; from the coding sequence GTGACTCTCACGACTCGCCTCCGCGACAACCCACGGGCGACCCTCGTCGTCCTCGGGTACGCACTCGTCGTCCTCGTCGCCTCGGTGGTCCCGACACCACCGGGGGGTCTCACACCGAGCGGACCGCTCGGACTCGTCGGACTCGACAAGTGGGTCCACGGGGTCGGATACGCAGTGCTGGGGTTCGGTCTTGCACTCGCCAGTCGGGCACAGCGGGGGACAGAAATTGGCCACGTTATCGTCGTCGCCAGTGCCTACGGCGCGGGAATCGAACTCGTACAGGCGACGCTTCCGTATCGGTCGTTCAGCATCGCCGACGCGGGCGCGAACGTTCTCGGAGCGGTACTCGGGGGTCTCCTCTGGTACATCAGCAACAGATTACAAACCGGCAGGTAG
- a CDS encoding DUF7560 family zinc ribbon protein, with the protein MMAGTTADEFEFECPQCSEQFEVNDGMREALLERGCPVCTSAVTETAFSSLSSR; encoded by the coding sequence ATGATGGCTGGAACAACGGCAGACGAGTTCGAGTTCGAATGTCCACAGTGTAGCGAACAGTTCGAAGTCAACGACGGGATGCGTGAGGCACTCCTCGAACGCGGGTGCCCAGTCTGTACGTCGGCGGTTACAGAGACTGCGTTCTCTTCACTGTCGTCGCGTTGA
- a CDS encoding ArsR/SmtB family transcription factor gives MSQASLPSSVRSHTRSSSDEFVVDDQDRMDVLFDALDDENCRCILEATDGTALSASEIAESCDLPLSTTYRKLDPLAEAGLLSKRLRISRAGKHTAEYERAVDDVTVSVSPSGLEVRVTPRDVAQESTVTA, from the coding sequence ATGAGTCAGGCATCGCTTCCATCGTCCGTTCGCTCTCACACTCGCAGTTCTTCCGACGAGTTCGTCGTCGACGACCAAGACCGGATGGACGTCCTCTTCGACGCACTCGACGACGAAAACTGCCGGTGCATCCTCGAAGCGACTGACGGAACTGCGCTGTCTGCGAGCGAAATCGCCGAGTCGTGTGACCTTCCGCTTTCGACTACCTACCGGAAACTCGACCCACTCGCCGAAGCGGGTCTCCTCTCGAAGCGACTCCGTATCTCACGGGCCGGAAAGCACACGGCCGAATACGAACGCGCTGTCGACGACGTGACCGTCTCCGTCTCGCCGTCCGGGTTAGAAGTACGTGTCACTCCCCGCGACGTCGCGCAGGAATCGACCGTTACTGCCTGA
- the nucS gene encoding endonuclease NucS has protein sequence MTVNTLHRPTHRDALVHLEAAFEREDMITVFGRCTVDYDGRATSELGPGDRLVILKPDGSILVHTDEKRTPVNWQPPGCTHTASIRDGRLRLRSSRSNPDERLDVHFERVDQCSAYGVNDRSDLELTGSEEDLRQHILANPSILESGFEPLETERQSDAGPIDIFGEDADGVPVVVELKRRRVGPSAASQLRRYVDALHREFGDDEPVRGILVAPSITDRAADLLDREGLEFVALDPETGAPPVDDDSAEDDGEKDENSGESDTSGASESDDPAVDE, from the coding sequence ATGACGGTGAACACACTCCACCGGCCGACGCACCGCGACGCCCTCGTCCACCTCGAAGCGGCCTTCGAGCGCGAGGACATGATTACCGTGTTCGGACGGTGTACCGTGGACTACGATGGCCGCGCGACGAGCGAACTCGGCCCCGGTGACCGACTGGTGATTCTGAAACCCGACGGCTCCATCCTCGTCCACACCGACGAGAAGCGAACGCCCGTCAACTGGCAACCGCCGGGGTGTACCCACACCGCCAGCATCCGCGACGGACGCCTCCGTCTCCGAAGTAGCAGGTCGAACCCGGACGAACGACTCGACGTGCACTTCGAACGGGTCGACCAGTGTTCTGCCTACGGGGTGAACGACCGAAGCGATTTGGAACTCACCGGGAGTGAAGAGGACTTGCGACAGCACATCCTCGCGAACCCGTCGATTCTCGAGTCCGGTTTCGAACCCCTCGAAACCGAGCGACAGAGCGACGCGGGACCAATCGACATCTTCGGCGAAGATGCGGACGGGGTACCCGTCGTCGTGGAGTTGAAGCGACGGCGGGTCGGCCCCTCTGCGGCGAGTCAACTCCGCCGGTACGTGGACGCCCTCCACCGGGAGTTCGGCGACGACGAACCGGTCCGTGGCATCCTCGTCGCGCCGTCGATTACCGACAGAGCAGCAGACTTACTCGACCGGGAAGGCCTCGAATTCGTCGCTCTCGACCCGGAGACGGGCGCGCCACCAGTCGATGACGACTCTGCCGAGGACGACGGGGAGAAAGACGAGAACAGCGGAGAAAGCGATACCAGCGGAGCAAGCGAGAGCGACGACCCGGCGGTAGACGAGTAA
- a CDS encoding DUF2270 domain-containing protein, which translates to MTAERERESHPKPPDSHIGADLFDETMGPGSSFAHLYRGEIHRMKSWRERLDRTSNWAITLMAGILTWSFSAQSHPHYIILLGLVTLSIFLGIESRRFRAYDIWRSRVRMFQQNVFAYALDPAGGVVDENWRQKLGGDYRTPNMKIPFEEAVAHRLRRVYLPLFLVMLVAWIIQLTTYTDHTSLVANAGIGGIPGPVVVAIVAGFYATIAAIAFRPRDWNVNGELIPSEVTGWERPERDEV; encoded by the coding sequence ATGACTGCCGAGAGGGAGCGAGAATCCCACCCGAAACCACCCGATTCCCACATCGGTGCGGACCTCTTCGACGAGACGATGGGTCCGGGTTCGTCGTTCGCCCACCTGTACCGCGGAGAGATACACCGGATGAAGTCCTGGCGAGAGCGACTCGACCGGACGAGCAACTGGGCGATTACGTTGATGGCCGGGATCCTCACGTGGTCGTTTTCCGCACAGTCGCACCCGCACTACATCATCTTGCTCGGTCTCGTGACGCTGAGTATCTTCCTCGGAATCGAGTCTCGTCGGTTCCGTGCGTACGACATCTGGCGGTCCCGCGTTCGGATGTTTCAACAGAACGTGTTCGCGTACGCACTGGACCCAGCGGGCGGCGTCGTCGACGAGAACTGGCGACAGAAACTGGGTGGTGACTACCGCACGCCGAACATGAAGATACCGTTCGAAGAGGCGGTCGCCCACCGACTCCGGCGGGTATATCTCCCACTGTTCCTCGTGATGCTCGTCGCGTGGATTATCCAGTTGACGACGTACACGGACCACACGAGTCTCGTCGCCAACGCGGGCATCGGCGGCATTCCCGGCCCCGTGGTCGTCGCAATCGTGGCAGGATTCTACGCGACCATCGCCGCGATCGCGTTCCGTCCGCGGGACTGGAACGTCAACGGCGAACTCATCCCGAGTGAAGTTACCGGGTGGGAGCGACCCGAACGCGACGAGGTCTAG
- a CDS encoding cold-shock protein, whose protein sequence is MAKGKVDFFNDTGGYGFISTDDADDDVFFHMEDVGGPDLEEGQEVEFDIEDAPKGPRATNVKRL, encoded by the coding sequence ATGGCGAAAGGTAAGGTTGACTTCTTCAACGACACTGGCGGTTACGGTTTCATTTCTACTGACGACGCGGACGATGACGTGTTCTTCCACATGGAAGACGTTGGCGGCCCGGACCTCGAAGAGGGTCAGGAAGTAGAGTTCGACATCGAAGACGCCCCCAAGGGCCCGCGCGCGACGAACGTCAAGCGCCTCTAA
- a CDS encoding MFS transporter: MSLWFSASAVAPQLAVAWGLSLEQAAWLTTAVQLGFVVGALASAVLTLSDLVPPRYLLAGSALVGAAATVTLGTVVQSASVALGLRFLTGVALAGVYPPGMKLVAGWFREERGLAIGTLIGALTVGSALPHLLRAVGGIDRPRLVLLGAAALATVGALTVLWVRPGPYQSPAAPFDPAAVRRILRDPPTLLANTGYFGHMWELYAVWTWLPLFLTLAYDASDHPLATPEAAALTAFGAIAIGGVGALVAGRAADLWGRTTVTAASMVVSGIASLLAGLVFGASPLVVVPFVLGWGFAIVADSAQFSAAVSELADPSYLGTALTLQTAFGFLLTVVSIQLTPIVADIVGWQWAFAPLALGPAVGTLAMWRLRRHPGAAKLAGGRG, encoded by the coding sequence ATGTCGCTGTGGTTCAGCGCCAGCGCCGTCGCCCCACAACTCGCCGTGGCGTGGGGGCTTTCACTCGAACAGGCGGCGTGGTTGACGACTGCGGTCCAACTCGGGTTCGTCGTCGGCGCACTCGCGTCTGCCGTCCTCACGCTCTCTGACCTCGTTCCCCCACGCTACCTCCTTGCTGGGTCTGCGCTCGTCGGCGCTGCTGCGACGGTGACGCTCGGCACCGTCGTCCAGTCAGCGTCTGTCGCACTCGGACTTAGATTTCTCACGGGTGTCGCGCTCGCAGGCGTCTACCCACCGGGGATGAAACTCGTCGCGGGATGGTTCCGCGAAGAACGAGGGCTGGCTATCGGGACGCTCATCGGTGCGCTCACTGTCGGGTCCGCACTCCCCCACTTACTCCGGGCCGTCGGCGGTATCGACCGTCCACGACTCGTTCTCCTCGGTGCAGCGGCACTGGCGACGGTCGGTGCTCTCACCGTCCTGTGGGTGCGTCCCGGGCCGTACCAATCACCGGCGGCCCCCTTCGACCCCGCGGCGGTTCGACGCATACTCCGTGACCCACCGACGCTCCTCGCTAACACGGGGTACTTCGGCCACATGTGGGAACTCTACGCCGTCTGGACGTGGCTTCCGCTGTTCCTCACGCTCGCGTACGACGCCTCCGACCATCCACTTGCGACCCCAGAAGCCGCCGCGTTGACCGCGTTCGGAGCCATCGCCATCGGTGGTGTCGGAGCGCTCGTCGCCGGACGTGCCGCCGACCTCTGGGGCCGAACGACCGTTACCGCCGCGAGTATGGTCGTGAGCGGCATCGCAAGCCTCCTCGCGGGTCTCGTCTTCGGTGCGTCACCGCTCGTCGTCGTCCCCTTCGTCCTCGGATGGGGGTTCGCTATCGTCGCCGACTCGGCGCAGTTCTCCGCGGCAGTCTCCGAACTTGCAGACCCGAGTTATCTGGGCACGGCGCTCACACTCCAGACGGCCTTCGGGTTCTTGCTGACCGTCGTCTCGATTCAACTCACGCCCATCGTTGCCGACATCGTAGGATGGCAGTGGGCGTTCGCCCCACTTGCACTCGGGCCTGCGGTTGGGACGCTCGCTATGTGGCGACTTCGGCGACACCCCGGCGCAGCGAAGTTAGCCGGCGGACGCGGGTGA
- a CDS encoding DUF7560 family zinc ribbon protein, translating into MTDTRDYTFVCPECAESMVVNAPMRDALIDNGCVICGSSVSDQSFSHA; encoded by the coding sequence ATGACCGACACGAGAGACTACACCTTCGTCTGCCCGGAGTGTGCGGAGTCTATGGTGGTCAACGCTCCCATGCGTGACGCACTCATCGACAACGGGTGTGTCATCTGTGGGTCGTCCGTCTCCGACCAGTCGTTCTCTCACGCCTGA
- a CDS encoding ATP-grasp domain-containing protein, translating into MLRLAVTTSSETFERMRDPLAARGIDVEHLRAKQFALDLSTPPTDEFDVGFVYPSRTMEGGVVAARHDIPWVNTRDDVLTSRNKAGVVAALSRADIPVIESVYVSNPTDDAALMDAVEQAGLDYPVVVKPNSTTRGVGIAKAHDPDSLSGLVDHLNLVHDYRATGDKSYLVQEWLPDARDYRAMVVDGTVVGAVERRLSDRARADGRWKHNVHRGADAVGVDLPDRHRRIAETVADELGIRYLGVDLLESNGRVVVSETNARPTIDDDAKYDDDFFDRLAALVERVAKNS; encoded by the coding sequence ATGCTTCGGTTGGCGGTGACGACCAGTAGCGAGACGTTCGAGCGAATGCGCGACCCGCTCGCCGCACGTGGCATCGACGTCGAGCACCTCCGCGCCAAACAGTTCGCCCTCGACCTGTCGACGCCGCCGACCGACGAGTTCGACGTAGGATTCGTCTATCCCTCGCGAACGATGGAAGGTGGCGTCGTCGCCGCACGCCACGACATTCCGTGGGTGAACACACGCGATGATGTTCTCACGTCGCGGAACAAGGCGGGTGTCGTCGCAGCGCTCTCGCGGGCGGACATCCCAGTCATCGAGAGCGTCTACGTCTCGAATCCGACTGACGACGCAGCACTCATGGACGCCGTCGAGCAGGCGGGCCTCGACTACCCAGTCGTCGTCAAGCCGAACTCGACGACTCGCGGCGTCGGTATCGCGAAGGCGCACGACCCGGATTCACTGTCGGGTCTCGTCGACCACCTGAACCTCGTCCACGACTACCGGGCGACCGGCGATAAGTCCTATCTCGTCCAAGAGTGGCTCCCTGACGCGCGTGACTACCGGGCGATGGTCGTCGACGGAACTGTCGTCGGTGCGGTCGAACGACGCCTCTCCGACCGCGCACGGGCGGACGGGCGATGGAAACACAACGTCCACCGCGGGGCCGACGCAGTCGGTGTCGACCTGCCGGACCGACACCGACGTATCGCCGAAACCGTGGCCGACGAACTCGGCATCCGCTACCTCGGCGTGGACCTCCTCGAATCGAACGGGCGGGTCGTCGTCTCGGAGACGAACGCCCGCCCGACCATCGACGACGACGCGAAGTACGACGACGACTTCTTCGACAGACTGGCAGCGCTGGTCGAACGGGTCGCGAAAAACTCGTAA
- a CDS encoding type 1 glutamine amidotransferase: MLLVCDTMVSDGPSYFTDALADLALDGRDGVVHSLPGDGLPTLSDVDAVIVTGSTAGVYEADERPWIADGRRLVRELVAREIPTLGVCFGHQLVNDALGGTVDAGHQKRGIVEVELDDDPVFEGVSGKIPMVHGDYVVSPGDRMETIASADYYDHLATRHESAPVWTVQYHPEFTGTLLDRITDDFGWPDEEDHNDFDDVTAAKTVENFASLAGLD, translated from the coding sequence ATGTTGCTCGTCTGCGATACGATGGTCTCTGACGGACCGTCGTACTTCACCGACGCACTCGCCGACCTCGCACTCGACGGCCGCGACGGGGTTGTTCACTCACTCCCCGGCGACGGTCTCCCGACGCTCTCGGACGTCGATGCCGTCATCGTCACCGGGAGTACCGCGGGCGTCTACGAGGCCGACGAGCGTCCGTGGATAGCCGATGGTCGCCGACTCGTCCGCGAACTCGTCGCACGCGAGATTCCGACGCTCGGCGTCTGCTTCGGCCACCAACTCGTCAACGACGCACTCGGTGGGACCGTCGATGCGGGCCACCAGAAACGCGGTATCGTCGAGGTCGAACTCGACGACGACCCGGTTTTCGAGGGCGTCTCAGGCAAGATTCCGATGGTCCACGGCGACTACGTCGTCTCGCCCGGCGACCGGATGGAGACGATTGCCTCGGCCGACTACTACGACCACCTCGCCACGCGCCACGAGTCTGCGCCCGTCTGGACAGTCCAGTACCACCCTGAGTTCACCGGGACGCTACTCGACCGCATCACCGACGACTTCGGGTGGCCGGACGAGGAGGACCACAACGATTTCGACGACGTGACGGCCGCGAAGACAGTGGAGAACTTCGCGTCGCTCGCGGGTCTCGACTGA